In Herpetosiphon gulosus, the following are encoded in one genomic region:
- a CDS encoding DsbA family oxidoreductase: MSVSVDVWSDFVCPFCFLVSTNLKRLAETHDIQLTWHAFELRPFGSPPPDAQYRQFIAEKTPAMVAMAKTQYGVEINQGPFGIDSRWAHRAAKWAEQQGQGDAYAQAVLSAYWLQAQDISQPEVLAACAEAVGLDASNINTILAEPIYDAAVEEDIALAQQLRLSGVPASVFAKRYLVVGAQPYEVFADVLQQANEQPASN; this comes from the coding sequence ATGTCGGTTAGTGTCGATGTCTGGTCGGATTTTGTCTGTCCCTTTTGTTTTCTCGTTTCAACCAACTTAAAACGCTTGGCTGAAACTCACGATATTCAATTGACTTGGCATGCCTTTGAGTTGCGGCCATTTGGTTCGCCGCCACCCGATGCCCAATATCGCCAGTTTATCGCTGAGAAAACGCCTGCGATGGTGGCAATGGCCAAAACCCAATATGGCGTGGAGATTAATCAAGGGCCGTTTGGCATCGATAGCCGTTGGGCGCATCGGGCGGCCAAATGGGCTGAGCAACAAGGCCAAGGCGATGCCTATGCCCAAGCCGTGCTTTCAGCCTATTGGTTGCAAGCCCAAGATATTAGCCAGCCTGAGGTTTTAGCAGCTTGTGCCGAGGCAGTGGGGCTTGATGCCAGCAATATCAACACAATTTTAGCCGAGCCAATCTATGATGCTGCGGTTGAGGAAGATATTGCTTTGGCTCAGCAACTGCGTTTGAGTGGCGTGCCTGCGAGTGTGTTTGCTAAGCGCTACTTGGTGGTCGGCGCA